A region from the Desulfomarina profundi genome encodes:
- a CDS encoding iron-sulfur cluster assembly scaffold protein, whose amino-acid sequence MTEKFDFWNDHSETFLEMAYLWERRKPLNNPDGYGRKTGDCGDTITIYLAIENDTIISLNFQLDGCIHTNACCNGLAVLVEGKKTEDCWQVKPEDVIDFLQTLPEDHYHCAELATGAFYLALSDYEEKRKAGNL is encoded by the coding sequence ATGACTGAAAAATTTGATTTCTGGAATGATCATTCCGAGACGTTTCTTGAGATGGCGTACCTCTGGGAGCGAAGAAAACCTCTCAATAATCCTGACGGATATGGCAGAAAGACTGGTGACTGTGGTGACACTATTACCATATATCTCGCCATTGAAAACGATACGATCATCTCGCTCAATTTTCAGCTTGATGGTTGTATTCATACAAATGCCTGCTGTAATGGGCTGGCGGTTCTTGTCGAAGGCAAAAAGACAGAAGATTGCTGGCAGGTAAAACCTGAGGATGTTATTGATTTCTTACAAACTCTCCCGGAAGATCATTATCATTGCGCGGAGCTGGCCACAGGTGCATTCTATCTGGCACTTTCTGATTATGAGGAAAAGAGAAAAGCCGGGAATTTGTAA
- a CDS encoding hydrogenase maturation nickel metallochaperone HypA, translating into MSGCGCGCSSSGGGPFSKGKELVEFVYNAHGGTVRDQPISRGPIETECQGCGAVFVLETYVGKCGECGGVHAVAPMNPTAENVQFAGVGYTLP; encoded by the coding sequence ATGTCCGGATGTGGTTGTGGTTGCAGCAGCAGTGGTGGTGGTCCCTTTTCCAAGGGAAAAGAACTTGTAGAATTTGTGTATAATGCCCATGGCGGTACAGTCAGGGACCAGCCGATCAGCAGAGGTCCGATTGAAACAGAATGTCAGGGTTGTGGCGCGGTGTTTGTTTTGGAAACGTACGTGGGCAAATGTGGGGAGTGTGGCGGCGTTCACGCTGTTGCACCTATGAACCCCACTGCTGAAAATGTACAGTTTGCAGGCGTTGGTTATACACTGCCATGA